TTGTGGTTCACGTGCTTAAGGACAAAGAATTCTTTCATTATTATGTAGTGACAGGGATGGATCAGCAGAACATTCATATAGCTGATCCAGATCCAGAGGTTAGATTGACCAAACTATCGCGTGAAAGATTTGAAGAAGAATGGACAGGGACAACTATCTTTGTGGCTCCCTCCCCAAATTATCAGCCACATAAGGACAAGAATCAGAGTTTGACTTCTTTTCTACCTATTTTGATAAATCAGAAAGGTTTGATCACCAATATCATATTAGCGACCGTTCTAGTAACCTTTATTAACATCGTTGGTTCATACTATCTACAATCTATTATTGATACTTATGTACCGAATCAGACGTCTTCGACCCTAAGTATTATTTCTATATGCCTTGTTATCGTTTATGCTCTTCAACAGATTTTGTCTTTTGCTCAAGATTACCTTTTAATTATCCTTGGGCAACGTCTATCGATTGATGTTATTTTATCTTATATCAAACATATTTTTAATCTACCTATGTCCTTTTTTGCAACACGTCGGACGGGGGAGATCGTGTCACGATTTACAGATGCTAATAGTATCATAGATGCCTTGACTTCAACCATTATTTCAATTTTTTTGGATATATCTATGATGTTGATGATTTCCATAATTTTGTTTTTGCAAAATAGTAATCTCTTTTTCATGAGCTTATTGGGGCTTCCTATTTATGCTGTAATTATTATTGCTTTTATGAAACCTTTTGAAAAGATGAACCGGGATACCATGGAAGCAAATGCAACCCTATCATCTTCTATTATAGAGGATATTAATGGTATTGAAACGATTAAATCCTTAGCTAGCGAAAAAACACGCTACCAAAAGCTTGATAGGGAATTTGTGGACTATCTGAAAAGGTCCTTTACTTATAGCAGAGCAGAAAGTCAGCAAAAAGCTCTTAAAAAATTTGCTCAACTGCTGCTAAATGTCTGCGTATTATGGATGGGTGCTAATTTCGTTATGGATGGAAAGATGAGTTTAGGCCAGTTTATTACATATAATACGCTTCTTTATTATTTCACCAATCCTTTAGAAAACATTATCAACCTTCAGAGTAAGCTCCAAACAGCTCAAGTTGCGAATAGTCGTCTCAACGAGGTGTATCGGGTCAACTCTGAGTTTGAAGGACAGAAAATGGTAGAGGATTTGAGCATGGTTCAAGGAGATATGACTTTTAAGGGAATTCACTACAAGTATGATTATGGTCAAGATATCTTATCGGATATCAATTTGAACATCAAACAGGGCTCTAAAATAGCTCTTGTAGGGGTTTCAGGATCAGGGAAGTCGACCTTGGCTAAGATGATGGTTAATTTTTTCAACCCAAGTCAGGGAGAAATCAGACTGGGGGATATGAATTTAAATCAGATTGATAAAAAGTCTCTGCGCCAACATATCAACTATTTACCTCAGCAACCTTATGTATTTAATGGAACAATATTAGAAAATCTTCTCCTTGGAGCCAAGGAGGGTACGACTCAGGAGGATATACTACGTGCAGTTGAGCTAGCAGAAATTCGTGAAGATATTGAGCGTATGCCCTTGAATTACCAGACAGAATTGACTTCTGATGGAGCCGGGATTTCTGGTGGTCAACGCCAGAGGATTGCTTTGGCGCGTGCTCTCTTGACAGATGCCCCTATCTTGATTTTGGATGAGGCGACGAGCAGTCTAGATATCTTAACAGAGAAACGGATAGTGGACAATCTCATGAATCTAGATAAGACCTTGGTTTTCATTGCTCATCGCTTGACTATTGCTGAACGGGTGGAGAAAGTTGTTGTTTTGGATCGAGGTAAGATTGTAGAAGAGGGCAATCATGCTGACTTGCTTGCTCGAAATAGTTTTTATGCTCATTTAGTTAACTGTTAGAAAGGAGAAAGAATGTACCTTGAATTTTTAGAAAGTGCGGAATTTTATAATCGACGTTATCATAATTTTTCCAGTCGAGTGATTTTTCCTATGTCACTTTTGGTAGTGTTTATGTTTGGATTTGCAATGTTTGCAGAAAAGGAAATTAGTTTATCTTCGAAAGCTACAGTTGAACCTAGTCGTATCATTGCTAATATCCAGTCAACTAGTAATAGGCGGATGGTAGTTAATTATCTGGAAGAGAACAAGCAAGTGCAACGAGGAGATTTACTTGTTCAGTATCAGGAGGTTGGAGATGTGATTCAGTATGAAGCCAATGTTAATCAGTTGGAGAGTTTTAGACATCATCAAAGTAAAACAAGTAACCTTAAGAACAGTACTGCACAGCCAAATATAGGTCTCTTTTCTCAGAATTCTTCGACTGTACAAGAGCAGATAGCTGTAGAGCAAGATGATTTAGAAAGAGAAATAGGCAAAAAAAATCAAACTAGCTTACTTGAAAAAGGAACAATAAGAGCCCAGGAAGACGGAGTTCTTTATCTCAATCCTGAAAGGAATCAATCTGCGGTCGTCACAGAAGGAACATTACTGGCTAAATTATATCCACTATTAGATAGAGAAGGGAAAACAAAATTGACGGCCTATCTTAGTTCAAAAGATATTGTGGGAATCAAGATTGGAGATTCTGTACGCTTTACCACGACTAATGGCGCTAATGGTCAAGTGAGACTTGTTTCTACTATCACTAGTATTGATACAATTGCAACCAAAACTGACCAAGGAAATTTCTTTAAAATAGAAGCGGAAACAAAAATAACTCGAGAACAAGCTGAAAATCTTAGGTATGGTTTAGAAGGCCACTTACAAATAATCATAGGCAAGAAAAGTTATTTACGCTATTATTTGGATGATTTTTTGAATTGGGAATAATGATCACTTTTTCTTAAATAATATTTAAAAACTGTAATCTTAAAACGATTTACAGTTTTTATAAAACTCAGAAGGGAATGCGTTTACGTTCGTAAAACATTTGATTTATGCTTATTTTTGTGTTAGAATGAGGCAAAGTAATACGAAAGGCGAATAATAAAATGTCCAGCAAACTTATTTATACGGGAAAAGCTAAAGATATCTATACTACAGAAGACGAACATGTGATTAGGTCCGTTTATAAGGACCAAGCTACCATGCTTAATGGTGCTCGTAAAGAGACCATCGAAGGCAAAGGTGTGCTCAATAATCAGATTTCGTCTCTTATTTTTGAAAAATTGAATGCTGCGGGTGTGGCTACTCACTTTATCGAACGTATCTCTGATACAGAACAATTGAACAAGAAGGTTTCAATCATTCCTTTGGAGGTTGTGCTTCGTAACGTGACTGCGGGTTCTTTCTCAAAACGTTTCGGTGTTGAAGAAGGTTTGGACTTGAAAACTCCAATCGTTGAATTTTACTACAAAAACGATGATTTGGATGATCCATTTATCAATGATGAGCATGTGAAGTTTTTGGATATTGCCAATGATGAACAAATCGCTTATATCAAGGAAGAAACGCGTCGTATCAATGGATTGCTGAAAGATTGGTTTGCGCAAATTGGTCTTCGTTTGATTGATTTCAAATTGGAATTCGGTTTTGATAAGGATGGCAAAATCATCTTGGCAGACGAATTCTCTCCAGATAACTGCCGCCTTTGGGATGCTGAAGGGCACCACATGGACAAGGATGTTTTTCGTAGAGATTTGGGCAGTCTAACGGATGTTTATAAGGTCGTGTTAGAGAAGTTGCAGGGATTGAAGTAAAGTTTTACTTGGTCGTCACTACAATCTTTAAGTAGAAATAGATAAAGGAACTAAAATGGATAAACGTATTTTCGTTGAGAAAAAAGCTGATTTTCGTGTCAAATCTGACTCTTTAGTAAAAGAATTACAACATAATCTTCAGTTGAAAACTTTGAATGATCTTCGGATTGTTCAGGTTTATGATGTTTTTGGTTTGGCAGAGGATTTGTTTGCGCGTGCGGAAAAACATATTTTTTCTGAGCAGGTGACCGATACTGTTTTGGATGAAGCTGAGGTTAAGGCTGACCTTGAGAAGTATGCTTTCTTTGCTATCGAAAGTTTGCCTGGTCAATTTGATCAACGTGCGGCGTCTTCACAAGAAGCTTTGCTTTTGTTGGGTAGTTCAAATGATGTAACAGTGAACACAGCACAACTTTACTTGGTCAATAAGGATATTGATGCGAATGAATTGGAAGCTGTTAAAAACTATCTCTTGAACCCAGTGGATTCTCGTTTCAAAGACATCACTGTTGGTATTGCGAAACAGGATTTCTCTGAGTCTGACAAGACCATTCCAAATTTGGATTTCTTTGAAACATATACAGCAGAAGATTTTGCACAGTATAAGGCTGAGCAAGGATTGGCAATGGAAGTGGATGACCTTCTCTTCATTCAAGATTACTTCAAATCCATTGGACGTGTACCGACTGAGACTGAGTTGAAGGTTTTGGATACTTACTGGTCTGACCACTGCCGTCACACAACTTTCGAAACTGAGTTGAAAACCATCGACTTCTCAGCTTCTAAATTTGAAAAACAATTGCAAGCGACTTATGACAAGTATATTGCCATGCGTGATGAGTTGGGACGTACAGAAAAACCTCAAACCTTGATGGATATGGCGACTATTTTTGGCCGTTATGAGCGTGCTAATGGTCGTTTGGATGACATGGAAGTGTCTGATGAAATCAATGCCTGCTCAGTTGAAATTGAAGTGGATGTCAATGGTGTCAAAGAACCATGGCTTCTTATGTTCAAGAATGAAACACACAACCACCCAACGGAGATTG
The window above is part of the Streptococcus sp. Marseille-Q6470 genome. Proteins encoded here:
- a CDS encoding HlyD family efflux transporter periplasmic adaptor subunit, producing MYLEFLESAEFYNRRYHNFSSRVIFPMSLLVVFMFGFAMFAEKEISLSSKATVEPSRIIANIQSTSNRRMVVNYLEENKQVQRGDLLVQYQEVGDVIQYEANVNQLESFRHHQSKTSNLKNSTAQPNIGLFSQNSSTVQEQIAVEQDDLEREIGKKNQTSLLEKGTIRAQEDGVLYLNPERNQSAVVTEGTLLAKLYPLLDREGKTKLTAYLSSKDIVGIKIGDSVRFTTTNGANGQVRLVSTITSIDTIATKTDQGNFFKIEAETKITREQAENLRYGLEGHLQIIIGKKSYLRYYLDDFLNWE
- a CDS encoding phosphoribosylaminoimidazolesuccinocarboxamide synthase; amino-acid sequence: MSSKLIYTGKAKDIYTTEDEHVIRSVYKDQATMLNGARKETIEGKGVLNNQISSLIFEKLNAAGVATHFIERISDTEQLNKKVSIIPLEVVLRNVTAGSFSKRFGVEEGLDLKTPIVEFYYKNDDLDDPFINDEHVKFLDIANDEQIAYIKEETRRINGLLKDWFAQIGLRLIDFKLEFGFDKDGKIILADEFSPDNCRLWDAEGHHMDKDVFRRDLGSLTDVYKVVLEKLQGLK
- the comA gene encoding peptide cleavage/export ABC transporter ComA, translated to MKFRKKHYRSQMDQKDCGVASLAMVFGCFGSHYSLARLRELAKTTINGTTALGLVKAAETLGFEPQAIQADMTLFDSPNLIFPFVVHVLKDKEFFHYYVVTGMDQQNIHIADPDPEVRLTKLSRERFEEEWTGTTIFVAPSPNYQPHKDKNQSLTSFLPILINQKGLITNIILATVLVTFINIVGSYYLQSIIDTYVPNQTSSTLSIISICLVIVYALQQILSFAQDYLLIILGQRLSIDVILSYIKHIFNLPMSFFATRRTGEIVSRFTDANSIIDALTSTIISIFLDISMMLMISIILFLQNSNLFFMSLLGLPIYAVIIIAFMKPFEKMNRDTMEANATLSSSIIEDINGIETIKSLASEKTRYQKLDREFVDYLKRSFTYSRAESQQKALKKFAQLLLNVCVLWMGANFVMDGKMSLGQFITYNTLLYYFTNPLENIINLQSKLQTAQVANSRLNEVYRVNSEFEGQKMVEDLSMVQGDMTFKGIHYKYDYGQDILSDINLNIKQGSKIALVGVSGSGKSTLAKMMVNFFNPSQGEIRLGDMNLNQIDKKSLRQHINYLPQQPYVFNGTILENLLLGAKEGTTQEDILRAVELAEIREDIERMPLNYQTELTSDGAGISGGQRQRIALARALLTDAPILILDEATSSLDILTEKRIVDNLMNLDKTLVFIAHRLTIAERVEKVVVLDRGKIVEEGNHADLLARNSFYAHLVNC